The nucleotide sequence ATAAACATCTGATAAAAGGGCATCATCTCATAGTTGTAGAAGGTGCAGGCGGCTTGCTTGTGCCTATAACCAGGGATTTTTTTTATGCGGATCTTGCGAAGACACTTTCTTTACCAATACTTGTTGTCGCAGCAAATAAACTTGGTGTAATCAACCACACGCTGCTCACGGTTAGTTATATCATGGAAAACAAACTTAAACTCACCGGTGTGGTATTAAACGATATTGATCAGAAAAACGATCCTGCAAAAAAAACAAACCCAAAAATATTAAAAGAACTGCTTGGTAATAAATTCATAGGAGAAATACGGTTCGGCAGGTTTGAAAAAAACGTGGATCTGTTCAAAAAAATATTAAATCTGCTGTAGCTTTGTTTCAAAACAAAAAATTTTGAATTGCCAACCGATCGCCCTCCACGTTTAACCCAAAAATGCATTTGAAAAATAGGAGGTTTGCGAAATGAGAGATAAGTATCTTTTTCTATGCGCATTATTTAGAGGCATCATTCTAATCCCTGAATGACATCTTGAGTTCGTACATACCGCCTTCCGATTTCTTTTCTATATTGAACCCTGCATTCTCCAGCAGATGGAGCATGTGTTTGTTTTCCATAAGAAGAGCGGCTGTAAAACCGTGAAGCCCATTTTTCTTTGCAATATAGGTTATATAAGAAAGCAGCTCAGTGCCTATTCCGTGATTCTGATAATCATCCCTTACAACAAATGCAACCTCGGCGGTATGCCTTGTTGTATCTATAAGATACTGTGCCATGCCAATGATCATCTCCTTTTCTTCTTTCCCGGTTATTGCAAGTATTATCATTTCTTTTGTGTAATCGATCGCCACAAACTGCTGCAATCTGTTGTGGGGCATGTCTGTCCTGGTTGAGATAAAACGACGGTACATAGAATCGTCTGAAAGTGCGTAGAAAAAATCCTTTAACAGAGGCTCGTCGCTGATTTTTACAGGACGTAATAAAATCTCAAATTCTCTGTTCGTTGTTCTGTACGTTTCAAGTGCCTCGGGATATTCACCTTTTATACCCTTGATAAAGGTTTGATCCCTGTATATAAGATTATTTGCCTTTGCCGCCTCTATAAGCCATCCTCTGAAGCTTGGATGCGCTATTGATATTAAGTCCATTGCACGTTCTCTCAGGTTCTTGCCGTGCAGATATGCTATGCCGTACTCTGTTACTACATAGTGTATGTCACCCGGCGTTAATGTTATCTTCGCCCCCTCGCTCAGAAATGGGACGATACGGGAAACTCCTCCGTTTTTCGCTGTTGACTGCAGCACAAGTATGGTTTTACCGCCCTGCGATAATATCGCTCCGCGCATAAAATCAGCCTGCCCACCGATTCCGCTGTAAAATGATCTGCCTATTGTCTCTGCCGTCGCCTGTCCTGAAAGATCGATCTCGAGTGCACTATTTATGGCCGTCATGTTCTTCTGACGGGCAATCAAAGCGGGATTATTCGTATAATTTACAGGGCGGAATTCTATTGCCGGATTATCATGCAGGAATTCATAAGTTTCTTTTTTCCCCATACAGAAAGCTGCCACTGTTTTCCAGCGGTTGAGTTCTTTTTTACTGTTATCTATTACTCCCTTTTTCATAAGAGATACAATACCGTCGGATAAAAGTTCCGTATGAACACCGATGTTTTTTTTGTTTGAGAGCTGGCATAGGATCGCATTCGGTAAACTTCCATATCCAACCTGGATAGTATCTCCGTCCTGTACGATCTGAGAAACGTATGTACCAATCCTGTTCGCAATATCATTGGGGACATTGAAGCCGAACTCAAGCAAAGGTTCATTGTAAGGTATTATAAAGTTTATATCCTTCGCATGTATAAACGTTTCTCCAAGAACCCTTGGCATATAACTGTTGACCTGTGCAACAACCATATATGCGTTCTCCACAGCAGATTTAACAATGTCAACACTTATGCCCAGACTAAAATATCCATGCTCATCCGGCATGGAAGTTTGTATAAAAGCCATGTCTATAGGTATGAATTTTTTACGAAACAGCTCGGGAACCTGCCACAGAAACACAGGTGAATAATCTGCTATGCCTTTGTTGATCGTATCCCTGGTATTTGCACCTATGAAGAAAAAGTTGTGACGAAAATTGTCCTTGAATTTCTCGTCAAGATACGGGGTAACGCCAAGGGTCCAGACCTGGAGCAGCTCCGCATCCACAAAGCTTTTGGGATGTGATTGAACATAATTTATCAAAGCGCCTACAAGATACTGAGGCTCCCCGCAGCCTGTACCGATAAATATTCTGTTGCCCGGGTGTATCTGACCGAACACCCTGCTCTCTGAAACAAATTTATCGGGATAACGCTTTTTGAGACTGTCCAAATTATTATCCGTCATTTTCTAAGCCCCCATCTCTTTCTTTTTTCCCACAATGCCTTTCTCGTTATACCAAGCATGTCTGCAAGCTGTGTTTCATTGTAGCTGTCCTGATATTTAACAATAAAAGCCTTTGTATAATCCTCGATAGATAATTTATTGGATATTGCATCATTAATTGGAGAATCCCCTGATCTGATATTCTCCGGCAGATGTTCCGGCTTTATGGTGCCGTCTTCTGTTATGAGGATTGACCTTTCCATAACGTTTTGAAGCTCCCTTACATTACCATTCCAGTAATAGGATTTTAAATAATCCATAGTCCTTTCATCTATACCGGTAATAGGTTTACCAAGTTCTTTTGAATACTTGTTAACAATGTACTTTACAAGAGGTTCTATATCTTCCCTTCTCTCTCTGAGCGGCGGAAGTTTTATTGTGATAACATTTATTCTGTAAAAAAGATCAGCCCTGAATGTGCCTTCCTTTACCATACTTTCTATATCTCTATTTGTGGCAAAAAGAAACCTTACATCGATCTTTATACTCTGTGTACTGCCTACAGGCCTTATATCGCGATCTTCAAGAACCCTTAACAGCTTTGACTGCAATCCAATACCAATATCACCTATTTCATCAAGGAACACCGTCCCTTTGTCCGCCTGGACAAATAGTCCGTTCTTGGAATTTAATGCCCCTGTAAAAGCACCCTTAACGTATCCAAACAGCTCCGATTCAAGAAGGTTTTCAGGAATTGCGCTGCAGTTTATAGGTACAAACGGGTTATCCGCCCTCCTTCCGTTGAAGTGCATTGCCCTTGCTATAAGTTCCTTGCCGGTACCGGTTTCCCCGAGAATCAAGACGTTACTCTTTGTATCCGCAACCTTCTTTATATGATTTATTACATCATTCATTAAAGAGCTGCTGGCAATTATGTCTGTAAAGGCATACTGCCTCTCTATCTGTTTCTTTAGTATCATATTTTCACTTTGAAGTGTATGCTGCTTTACGGCATTCTTTACCGTTTGTTTTATCTCTTCGTGGATTATTGGTTTTACAATATAATCGTATGCTCCAAGCCTGATCGCCCTGATGGCCGTATCTATGGACGCATAAGCAGTTATAATGATAACTATCTGTTCGGGCAGCCTTTCTTTTATCTGTTTGAGTAAATCTATACCGTCGATGCCCGGCAGTATAATATCTGTTATAACAACATGATAAACATTCATGTTGAGCATCTCGAGGGCGGATTCCGCACTATTAGTAACATCCACATCGTAGCCTTCTTTTGAGAATACTCTCTGTATGGACTCGCTAAGGGTCTGTTCATCATCAACAATAAGTAATCTTTCTGCCATTGCTTAACCTGCTTTAATATTATCTCTTATGGG is from Deltaproteobacteria bacterium and encodes:
- a CDS encoding GNAT family N-acetyltransferase, producing the protein MTDNNLDSLKKRYPDKFVSESRVFGQIHPGNRIFIGTGCGEPQYLVGALINYVQSHPKSFVDAELLQVWTLGVTPYLDEKFKDNFRHNFFFIGANTRDTINKGIADYSPVFLWQVPELFRKKFIPIDMAFIQTSMPDEHGYFSLGISVDIVKSAVENAYMVVAQVNSYMPRVLGETFIHAKDINFIIPYNEPLLEFGFNVPNDIANRIGTYVSQIVQDGDTIQVGYGSLPNAILCQLSNKKNIGVHTELLSDGIVSLMKKGVIDNSKKELNRWKTVAAFCMGKKETYEFLHDNPAIEFRPVNYTNNPALIARQKNMTAINSALEIDLSGQATAETIGRSFYSGIGGQADFMRGAILSQGGKTILVLQSTAKNGGVSRIVPFLSEGAKITLTPGDIHYVVTEYGIAYLHGKNLRERAMDLISIAHPSFRGWLIEAAKANNLIYRDQTFIKGIKGEYPEALETYRTTNREFEILLRPVKISDEPLLKDFFYALSDDSMYRRFISTRTDMPHNRLQQFVAIDYTKEMIILAITGKEEKEMIIGMAQYLIDTTRHTAEVAFVVRDDYQNHGIGTELLSYITYIAKKNGLHGFTAALLMENKHMLHLLENAGFNIEKKSEGGMYELKMSFRD
- the bioD gene encoding dethiobiotin synthase, yielding MKKLFVTGTDTAVGKTYTILGILNTAAGLGYKTVAMKPFETGCRIRNKMLVPHDAALIKKAIGIGDLDAINPYRFVAPVAPYVAAKIEKKRIKLNVVFDTYKHLIKGHHLIVVEGAGGLLVPITRDFFYADLAKTLSLPILVVAANKLGVINHTLLTVSYIMENKLKLTGVVLNDIDQKNDPAKKTNPKILKELLGNKFIGEIRFGRFEKNVDLFKKILNLL
- a CDS encoding sigma-54 dependent transcriptional regulator is translated as MAERLLIVDDEQTLSESIQRVFSKEGYDVDVTNSAESALEMLNMNVYHVVITDIILPGIDGIDLLKQIKERLPEQIVIIITAYASIDTAIRAIRLGAYDYIVKPIIHEEIKQTVKNAVKQHTLQSENMILKKQIERQYAFTDIIASSSLMNDVINHIKKVADTKSNVLILGETGTGKELIARAMHFNGRRADNPFVPINCSAIPENLLESELFGYVKGAFTGALNSKNGLFVQADKGTVFLDEIGDIGIGLQSKLLRVLEDRDIRPVGSTQSIKIDVRFLFATNRDIESMVKEGTFRADLFYRINVITIKLPPLRERREDIEPLVKYIVNKYSKELGKPITGIDERTMDYLKSYYWNGNVRELQNVMERSILITEDGTIKPEHLPENIRSGDSPINDAISNKLSIEDYTKAFIVKYQDSYNETQLADMLGITRKALWEKRKRWGLRK